The genomic segment TGGTTGACCAGCCGGTCGCGGCGGGTCTCGAGGCGGCCTTCGACGCGGGCGTCCGCGGGCGGACCTTCAATCACGTCCTCGAGGCGTTCGGCGTTGAGCCCTCCGAGAAACTCATCCGCGACCTCGTTGGCATCTACCGCTCCCACCGCTCACCTTACGGTTTTGTTCGACCGGACATTCGCCTCCACCCCGACGCCGACCGCGCGTTGGCGGATCTCAGGGCGCGCGGTTTCCATCTGGGCCTTATCTCGGATGGGCCGCTCGACGCCCAACAGGTCAAGGTCGATGCCCTGGGCCTTGCCGAACGGCTGGACGCGGTGGTGCTGACCGAGGCCTTCGGCCGCGAGTACCGCAAACCTCATCCCCGCGCCTTCCGCGACCTTGCCGAATGCCTGGGAGTACCGGCCGAAGCCTGCATCTACGTCGCGGACAATCCGTCCAAGGATTTCCAGGGTCCGGCGGCAGCGGGCTGGCGGCCCTCGATCCGGGTTCGTCGGCCTGGCGGCCTGTATGGGGATGCACCCCTATCGGAGCCTCGGCTGGTGGCCGCGACAGTTTCTTCGCTTGACGGGCTGGCAGGGCTTCTGGAATCGCTTTCTTGCCCGAAATAGGGGCGGTGTGCCGGGTACCTTAAGGCCTTTTTCGCACCAAAAAAGCCTGGATCGGAAAGAGTGCAAGTCCTTCTCCGGCAAAGTCTTACGCGCGTTAGCCTTCAGGCCGGACCCACTTTGTGCCACGCCGGAGTTGACAGAAGGGCTTTCATCGGTATCCTTTCTGGAGTGTGATTGGAGTCTGTGAACGCTCCGGCACACCTGCGAGGGAACCCCGATGGTTACCGGACGGGACAAGGTTACGATCAAGATACCGAGGGTATTGTACCGGAGGCTGCAAACCGTGATCGGGGGCACCGGTTTCGGCTCGGTCACCGAGTTCATCGTTTTTGTGATGCGGGACTTGGTGGCGGGAGGCCAAGTGGAACGCCGCGAAGGCCTCAGCGAGCAGGAAGTGGACCTCATCCGCAAACGCCTCCGTGCTCTCGGCTACCTCGATTGAGAAGGTCGTCAGCGTGCGGCGCGGGCGCCGGCGGGGGCGGTTGACGAAACCCTCTCCGAAACGATCGCTCACGCCGGCCTTTCGCGCCCTGGTGGAAGGTCGCGGCGAGGCCGTCCGCGCGGTAAACTAACGGAGGCGCGACCGACGCGGTGGGCGGGCCTGCGGTTCTCGCGCCGGTGCACGGAACCTTCAGATACGGATGCTTCAAATGCCTGAGAAACGCCAAGTGGCGGTCATCGGCCTGGATTGTGCCACGCCCCAGT from the Planctomycetota bacterium genome contains:
- a CDS encoding HAD family hydrolase: MAAISLVAFDLDDTLYPERAFVRSGFRAVSAYLVRAGVVDQPVAAGLEAAFDAGVRGRTFNHVLEAFGVEPSEKLIRDLVGIYRSHRSPYGFVRPDIRLHPDADRALADLRARGFHLGLISDGPLDAQQVKVDALGLAERLDAVVLTEAFGREYRKPHPRAFRDLAECLGVPAEACIYVADNPSKDFQGPAAAGWRPSIRVRRPGGLYGDAPLSEPRLVAATVSSLDGLAGLLESLSCPK
- a CDS encoding CopG family transcriptional regulator → MVTGRDKVTIKIPRVLYRRLQTVIGGTGFGSVTEFIVFVMRDLVAGGQVERREGLSEQEVDLIRKRLRALGYLD